GGATGTCATGCGCGGCCTCACCGTAATTGAAGACGTAAACCAGCTCGCCACGCCGGCTGATGCGGATGGTTTCTTCCAGCGCCTGCGGCTGCAGGCCAGCGGCTTGCGCCACATTGGCCAGAATGGCGCGGGTGCCGGCTTCGCTGAAAATGCTGGCGAGGTAATGCACCTTGCCGTGCCGCAAAATCGCCGGCGCGCCATCGGTGAACGTCCCCAGGATATCGACCGCCGGCGTCGCCTCGATCAGGTCACGCCAGTGATGCGCCTGCAGCCGCGGCAAACCCAGAGCCGGCGCATCGACCGCTTCGGTCACGTTGGGGCGCAGCGATTCGACACGCCACACGCGCAGCGGCAGGATGCTGGCCAGCGGGCCTGGCGGCAGTTGATCCGGAATCTGCACGCTGACCGTTTTGGAGCCGGTGCGCGGGCCCAGCACCACATGCGCACCGCTCTGTGCCAGCCGTTGCGCCAGGTCATCTGGCACCACCGGCAGCGGTGGCACGACGATCAGGCTGTAGCCATCCAGCTTTGCGCTGGCCGGCACGATATCGACATCAAACCCCAGGCTGCGCAGCGCGCTGTAGTAGCCAAAGGCAAAACGGGCGTACTGGAAATCCGCGCCTTGCGGGTGGATCTCGAACAGCCATTTGGCTTCGTAATCATGAATCAGCGCCACGCGCGCGTTCACCGCGCCATCGGCACCGCTGGCCAGCACCTGGCGGATTTCATCTGCCGCACGCGCCGCCTCGGCCGCGCCGATATCCGGTTTGTTGTCTGGCGTGTTCAAACCGGCGTGCATTTGTTCTTGCGCAAACGGTGCTTGCCGCCAGCGGAAATACGAGACGCAACCGGCACCGTGGGCCAGCGCCTCCCATGTCCACAACCGCACCATGCCCGGCAGCGGCGCGGGGTTCCACGGGGCCCAGTTCACCGGGCCGGGTTGTTGCTCCATCACCCAGAACGGCAAGCGCGACATGCCGCGATACAGATCGTGGTTATAGCTGGCGAAATCCGGATGACCCGTGCGCAGCCAGCGCGCTTTGACCTCCGGCGCAAACCACATTTCTTCCAGTGCGCCCAGCGGGTAGCTATCCCAGCTGGCCGCATCCAGATCGGCTGCGACTTTGTAATGGTCAAACTCGTTGAACATCTGCATGAAGTTATGCACCACCGGCCGGCCGGGCGAGTGCGCGCGGACAATGCCGACCTGCATGCGGTTGTAGCGCGCCACTTCATCCGAGGCAAAACGCCGGTAATCCAGGCGGTGCGCCGGGTGGCCTTCGGTCACCGCGTCGACCGGCGGGTCAATCTCGTCAAAACTGCGGTATTCCATGCTCCAGAACACCGTGCCCCAGGCTTCGTTCAGCGTTTTGATATCGCCATAACGTGCCTGCAGCCACTGCCGGAAACGTCTGCTGGCCGCGTTCGAGTAACTCACCACCGTGTGATGGCAGCCGTATTCGTTATCCACCTGCCAGAACCGGACCGCCGGGTGCTGACCATAGCGTTGGGCGATCTCGGTACAGATGCGTTGCGAGGCCTCAAACCACGACGGGGAGGAAAAGTCGTAATGCCGGCGCGAGCCAAAGCGGCGCGGGCGGCCTTCAGCGTTGATGGCCAGAATGTCCGGGTACTGGTCGATCAGCCATTTCGGCGGCGTGGCGGTTGGCGTGCACATCACCACTTTCAGCCCGGCCGCCCCGAGTACATCAATGGCGCGATCCAGCCAGCCCCAGTCAAACCGGCCCGGTTCAGGTTCGATCCGGCTCCAGGCAAATTCAGCAATCCGCACCTGATCAATACCCAGCTCACGCATGCGGCGGGCGTCGTCCGCCCACATGCTCTCTGGCCAGTGTTCCGGGTAATAGCACACGCCAAGGCGCATGGCAGCGTCGTTGTGGGTCACGGCAGGGTCTCCAGATGGGGCACGGCAAAACCGTCTTCGGTAAACAGATGGCACAGCGCGGCGGGCGCGCGGACCTTGAGCGTATCGCCCACGCTGGCGACGGCATCGCCCGGCGCTTTGGCAATCAGCGCGGGCTCGCCGGCGGCGTTCAGGTGCAGATAACTGAGTTCGCCCAGCGCTTCGATCAGCGTGATCGTGCGGCGCAGGGTTTGCGTCTCGCCACTGGCGTCTGTGGTGGTTTCCAGGTGCTCGGGCCGGATACCCAGAGTGACGGCCTGCCCCAGCGCCAGCTTTGCGCCAGACACGGCAACCTGAAGCGTTTCGCCCGAGCCATCCAGCGTGATCACGACGCCGTCATCACGCAGCGCCGCGACTTTGGCATTGAGAAAATTCATGCGCGGCGAGCCGATAAAACCCGCCACAAAACGGCTGACCGGGCGGTGATACAGCGTCAGCGGCGCGCCCACCTGGGCAATGCTGCCGTGCTGTTCCATGTCCTTGCCGGTATGCAGCAGCACAATCTTGTCGGCCAGCGTCATGGCTTCGATCTGGTCATGCGTCACGTACACCACGCTGGCGGCGGCAAACTGCTTGTGCAAGCGGGCGATCTCGATCCGGGTTTGCCCGCGCAAGGTCGCGTCCAGATTGGAGAGCGGCTCATCAAACAAGAACACGCCGGGTTCACGCACAATGGCGCGGCCAATGGCCACGCGCTGGCGTTGCCCGCCGGAAAGCGCCTTGGGATAGCGCTTCAGCAGGTTTTCCAGCTGCAAGATGCGGGCGGCTTCACCGACTTTTTTGTTGATGACATCGACCGGGGTTTTGGCCAGCTTCAGACCAAACGCCATGTTCTCGAACACAGTCATATGCGGGAACAGCGCGTAGCTCTGGAACACCATGGCCACGCCGCGTTCGGCCGACGAGACCTCGTTCATCAGGCGGCCACCAATGCGCAGCTCGCCCTCAGTCAGGTCTTCCAGACCGGCAATCATGCGCAGCAAGGTAGACTTGCCGCAGCCGGACGGCCCCAGAAACACGCAGAACTCGTTGTCGCCAATGTCCAGATCCACATTGCGGATCACCTGCTGGTGATCGCCATAGCTTTTCTGGGCCCCTCTCAACGAAATGCTTGCCATCAACCTGGCTCCGTGGTGTGATCGCGCCATATGATTAAGCGCTTAATCATGCATTTCAAAAAAAAGCCGCCAGCCACATCAACACAGCACTGGCAGAGACTGCCGGGATGTAGTTAGCGATTAATTGCTACGGACTATATCAGCAGATTTTTGCCGATTGCAATACAGTGGCATGCTATTGCGGCGTACTTTTCATGCTGCCATGCAGCGTAAAATACATAGAAATCAGCATCATTGCGGGATACACGCAAATCGCCAGCATGATGGCGACGAAAGACAAAAAAGGTAATCAGAAAGACATGACTACACTTTCAGAGGTCGCCCATCGCGCGGGTGTTACCCCCGCCACCGTCTCCAACGTGTTGCGTAACCGGGGCCGTGTGAGCAAGGAAACGCGCGAGCGGGTCATGGAAGCCATCACTGCGCTGGGCTACCGCCCCAACCTGAACGCGCGCGCCCTGGCAGAAGGCCGCGGGCCAACGCTGGCGCTGATGGTTTCCAGCATTGCCAACCCGTTCTATCCAGAGTTTGCGCTGGCCGTGGAACAAGCCGCGCGCGAGCATGGCAGCTTCATGCTGTTGTGTAACACCAATGACGATGCGGCAACGGCCTACGCCTACCTCAACCAGTTGTCCGGCTCGCTCTCTGAAGGCGTGCTGGTGATGAACTGCAACCTGGATTTCGGCACCTTGCGCCAAAGCCGCGCGCCGGTGGTGCTGTGCATGTGGGAAAAACCGGAAGAACCGCCCGGCCTGCCTTGTGTGGCGGTCAATTTCCGTCTGGCCGGGCAACTGGCGGCAGAGCACTTGCTGCGGCTGGGACACCGGCAGATTGGCGTGATTATCGGTAACGGCAAAGGCGGTGTGCACACCACACGGATGCAGGGTTTTATCGATACCGTGCGCGCTGCCGGCGTGGATTTGCCCGACAGTCACTGCCGCAACGGGCTTGATACCGTTCAGGGCGGCTACGACGCCGCCCGCGCCCTTTTGCTGGATCAACCGGGTCTGACCGCCATTTTTGCCACCAACGACCTGCCCGCCATTGGCGCCATGCACGCCGCAACCGATCTGAACCTGAACGTGCCGGACGACTTGTCGGTGATTGGCATTACCGATATCCAGATGGCGCAGGAAACCCGCCCCGCGCTTTCTACCGTGGCGATCCCCACGCAAGAAGCGGCTGAAATGGCAGTCGATCTGTTGCGCAAACTGATCAAGCACCCGGCCCTGCCAGACACCCCGGATGAAATGCGCGTGACGTCAGAACCTTTGCTCAAACCCAGGGCAAGCACCGCGCCCCCGAAACACAAGCTCTGAGTAGTCAGACGGTTGCCCGCAATGGCAGCGGCTGATCTTGCTGCCCAGGATGTTTTGCCGCGAGAACGCCCGGTCAACAGCCCGGTCTTTGACTGTCGGCCCGTTTCAGAATGGCCTACAGCGCTGCATGCAAGTGACTGATAGTGTTGACTTTGTTGTCAGCGCACAGTGAATCCTGTGACCTTTATGGTTAAACAGGAGAAACATCATGAAACTTGTTATCGCTGCAATGGCTTTGGCCGGTCTGGCTTTTTCTGGTGTGAGCATGGCGGAGGGCGCATCTGGCGCAGAACCCGCCAGCGCAGCCGCCAAGGCCTCGACCCACAAATCGCAAAAGCATCAGAAGAAAACCACCGTGCCGGCGGCGCAGAAGATGACGGCATCGGAACCGCAAGATACCAAGCCGGAACCGCAGAAGTAACGGTTGTTTCAGGGGTGACGGAGGGGCTTTGCCGGGCAGGTTATCGTTGCTGGCAGGGTGTGCCTTCGCGCCCCCACCACTTCGTCATTCCTGCGCAGGCAGGAATCCAGCCACGCCGCCCTCCTCTCACCCATTCGTCATCCGCAAATTCGCCTCCGGCAAGCGCGCGCCTTGCACTTCTACCTTGGCCACTTCGGTGTTGATACTGGCCAGGTCTTCCGCCGTCAGCACCAGGTTCACAGCACCAAGGTTTTCTTCCAGCCGGTGCAGTTTGGTGGTGCCAGGAATTGGCGCAATCCAGGGCTGTTGCGCCAGCAGCCAGGCCAGGGCCACTTGCGCCGGGGTGGCGTTTTTGCGGGTGGCGACTTGTTTCACCACATCCACCAGCGCCATATTGGCCTTGCGGGCCTCCACCGAAAAACGCGGCACATGGTTGCGAAAGTCGCTGGGGTCGAACCGGGTGTTTTCGTCGATCTTGCCAGTCAGAAAACCCGCGCCCAGCGGGCTGAAGGGTACGAAGCCGATGCCCAGTTCAGCCAGGACCGGCAACAGTTCCGCTTCCGGGCCGCGCCAGAACAAAGAGTATTCGCTTTGCACGGCCGTCACGGCTTGCACGGCATGGGCGCGGCGGATGGTGTGAACGCTGGCTTCAGACAGGCCAAAATGGCGCACCTTGCCCGCATCGATCAGGTCTTTCACCGCGCCGGCGACGTCTTCAATCGGCACGTTCGGGTCTACCCGATGCTGGTAAAAGAGGTCGATATGATCCGTGCCCAGGCGCTTGAGCGCGGCGTCGGCCACGGCCCTGATGTGGGCCGGGTGGCTATTGGTGCCGCCAGAACGGCGCTCACCGGTTTTCTGGTCGATGTCAAAACCGAACTTGGTGGCGATCACCACGTGGTTGCGGATGGGTTGCAGGGCTTCGCCCACCAGCGCTTCGTTGGTAAAGGGGCCGTAGGCTTCTGCGGTATCAAAATGCGTGACGCCCAGATCGTGCGCGCTACGGATCAACCGGATCATGTCCTCTTTATTGGCAGGCGGCCCGTAGGCGGCGCTCATGCTCATGCAGCCTAGCCCCAGGGCGGAGACTTCCAGTTGGCCCAGTGTGCGTGTTTGCATGGTGTTCTCCTGTTTATTCGCCGGCCGGAAAATCGGTCGAAGCCGCCAGCGCGGTTTGTGTTTCAAAATGGGCCAGGCGCGCACGCAGCGTGTCCAGCGTGCTTTGCAGCGCTTGCGAGCCCAGCACCATGCGCAGCGGCGCGGGGTGGATGTCGACGCTTTCAATCATGCGTGCTGCCATCCGCGCCGGGTCGCCCGCGGCCAGGCCGTTTTGCGGGTCCAGCATGCGCAAAAAGGCATGGGCCGGCGTGTCGTCGTAAATCGACATCAGACTGGCCACTTGCGCGCTGCCGTAGCGGAACTCGGTCCGCGCGCCGCCGGGTTCGACCAGCGTCATGCCGATGCCAAAACCGGCGACTTCTTGCGCCACGGACTCGACAAAACCCTCAATGCCCCACTTGGTGGCGTGGTACAGCGAATTACCGGCAAACGCCACCTGCCCACCGTAAGAAGACAGCTGGATGATCCGGCCGCCCCCTTGCGCGCGCAGATGCGGAATCACGGCACGGATCAACTGGATAGAGCCCACCAGGTTAGTGGCAATCATCTGCTCGATCTGCGCGTTGGAGAGTTCTTCGGCCGCGCCAAACAAGCCATATCCGGCGTTGCTGATGACCACATCAATGCGCTTGAACCGATCAAACGCATGTTCAACCAGGTTGCCAATGGCGTCGGTATTGGTGACATCCAGCAACTCGGGGTGGAAGGTCTCGGGGTATTGCGCGGCCAGATCTGCGGCTTTGGCCAGATCACGCACCGTGCCGATCACCCGGTCGCCACGCGCCAGCAATTGCGTTGTGAGCTCGCGACCAAAACCGCTGCTGATACCGGTAATCAGCCATGTTCGTTGGGTCATGTTGTTGCTCCTTTTGAATCGATCAAGTACGTACCGGCCGGGCAACAAGGCTCAGCCGGGGTAGCAGTGCCACCACCAGACAGCCCACGCCAGCCAGGCCCACGATCAGCCCCATTGGCCAGGGCGTGCCGTCGGCAAACCAGCCCAGCATGGCGGCGGTGAACACGCCGCTGCCGTAATGCACCGCCCCGATCAGCGACGATGCCGCGCCGGCCTGGCGTTCAAACAATGACAGCGCACCGGCCACCGAATTGGCGACGATAAAACCACTGGGCGCCATGAAGAAAAACACCGGCACGGCCAGCCCGGCCACATCGCCAAAGCCCGTTTTTGCCGTGAAGATCAGCACCACGCCGGCCACCGCCACCATGACCGCGCCGAGCTGGAACAAGCGCTCGCTGCCCATGCGGGCAATCAGCCGGGTATTAAGGAAATTCACGGCCATCAGACCGACGATATTCACGCTGAACAACAAGCCGAATACGGTGGGGGACACATGGTAGTAATCGACATACGCAAACGGCGTGCCGGCAATGAAGGCATAACAGCCACCGTAGTAAAAACCACCGGCCAGCGCATAGGTCAGCAAGCGCGGATCGCGGATGAGCTGCAGATATTCGGCCAGCGTGTGGCGCAAGGGTGCGCGGTTACGGCGGGTTGGCGGCAAGGTTTCCGGCAGCAGTTTCAAGGCGAACAACGCCAGCACGCCGCAAGCAGCCAGTACGCCAAAAATGGCACGCCATGACCAGAATTTGAGAATCTGTCCGCCCAGCAAGGGCCCGGCCAGCGGGGCCACCGCCATCATCAGGATCAGCAGCGACAATATCTGCGCCGAGCGTTCCCACGCATACAGATCACGCACCATGGCCCGTGCCAGCACCGGGCCGGCGCATGCGCCCAGTGCCTGTACCGCACGCCAGAACAGCAACTGGTTGATATCCGCCGCCACCGCGCAGCCCACCGAGCCCACGGCAAACAGCAGCAAACCCGCCGCAATGGGGCCGCGCCGGCCAATACGATCGCTGATCGGGCCCCACAACAACTGGCCCAGACTAAACCCGGTCAGGAAGGTAGAGATCGTCAACGCGACCCGGCCCATGTCGGTGTGCAGATCATGGACCAGCGTGGGCAAAGCCGGCAGGTACATATCTGTGGCGATCGAGGAAAACGACATCAGCGCGCTGAGGATGATCATCAGGCGCAGGCCATGGTCGCGAGGGGTGTTCATGGGCGGCTGAACGCCAAAATGGTGGGCGATCTCTGTTGCATGGTTTTCTCCGGCAAGTGACAGGTCTGCGATGGAGAAAAGTGTATGACGCAGTGATATGCTGAACAATCCAGCCTGGATTGCATCTCTTAGTGAAGGATTTTCATCAATGCAGAAAACCGGCGTCTCTGAACTGGCCGCGTTTATGGCCATTGCCGAACAGGGGAGTTTTCGCGCAGCCGCGCGCACGCTGGATGTGTCGCCCTCGGCCCTCAGCCATGCCATGCGCGTACTGGAAGAACGCCTGGGCGCGCGCTTGCTCAACCGCACCACGCGCTCTGTAGCGCTGACCGAGGCGGGCGAGAAACTGCTGAACCGCATCCGCCCCGCCCTGACGGATATTGATGAGGCGCTGCAAGAAGTGACCAACGCGCGCGAGCGGCCGTCCGGCGCATTGCGGATCAACTGCTCTGAATCTGCCGCCACGCCACTCATACAACATGTGTTGCCGGATTTTCTGGCGCGCTATCCGGATATCCATATCGAGTTCGTGGTGGACTCAAGAATGGTGGATATCGTCGCCGCCGGTTACGACGCTGGCATCCGCATTGAAGAAGCGGTGCCCAAAGACATGATTGCGGTGAAGTTTGGCCCGGACATCCGCTTTGCAGCAGTGGCCTCGCCCGAGTATCTGGCCCGCCACGCGCCCCCGCAGGTGCCGCTGGATCTACTCAAGCACAGCTGCATCCGGTTCCGCTTTGAGAGCGGCGCGCTCTACCGCTGGGACTTGCGCTGGCGCGGGCGGCCCGTCAACCTGGACGTTAACGGCCCGATCACGGTCGGCAGTATGCGGCTGGCCATCGAAGCCGCGCTGCAAGGCATCGGCATTGCCTGGATCAACGAAACGCAGATCGAAACACATCTGGCCAGCGGCCGGCTGGTGCGCCTGCTGGGGGAATGGAGCCCGTCTTTTCCCGGCCTGTGTCTTTACTACCCGGCCAATCGCCACCCGCCCGCCGCCTTGCGCTTGTTTGCGCAAGCGGTGCGCGACTGGGCAGCGGCCACGCGGGCTTAGTGAGAGATTTGTTCCAGCGCCAGACCGTTGGTTTTTGGTCCCATCAGGCCGATCACCGCCATCACCACCAGCATGGCCGCCGCGATAAAGACAAACACGCCCGGCGTGCCAAAGCCCTTGAGCACGGCGGCGATGATAAAGCTGGAGAAAATGGCAGAGAACCTGCTCCAGGAATACACAAACCCGACCGCCCGCGCGCGGATGGCCGTGGGGAAGAGTTCAGCCTGATACGCATGAAAACTGTAGGACATGATGTTGCTGGCCAGGGTAATCAGAATACCCAGCGTCACCAGCATGATGGCGTCCGTGCTGTGCGCAAAACCCAGGCCGCAGAGCATGATCACAGCCGCCATCACCACAATGGCCGTTTTGCGTTCGATCCGGTCGCCAATATACAAACCAATCAGCGGGCCAACCGGCGCGGCAATGGCAATCAGGCTGGAGTACATCAGGCTGGTGGTAATGGTGATGCCTTGCTTGATCAGCAGCGTCGGCACCCAGTTGGCAAAGCCAAAAAACCCCACGGTCTGAAAAATGTTGAAGATCACCAGCATGATGGTGCGTTTGCGATACGGCGGCATCCACAGATCGGCAAAGCGGCCTTTGGCGGTATCGGCCTCGGTCAGATCAGGCGCGGCCGGTTGCGGCAGCGGGCGGCCCAGTTCAGCGGCGACTTTGGCCTCCAGCGCAGCCACAATCTGTTCGGCCTCAGCCAGGCGCCCCTGGCGCGCCAGCCAGCGCGGGCTTTCCGGCAGGGCGCGGCGAATCCACCACACGCCAATGGCGGCCTGGGCACCGATCAGCACCACCCAGCGCCAGCCATCCAGACCGAACGGTTTGTGCGGCACCAGCAAATACGCCAGAAACGCCGCAAATGGCACAGCCAGAAAACCGACGGCTTGCTCGCAGGCAAAGGCGCGGCCACGGATTTCCCGCGGGACAAGTTCCGAGATATACGCCCCGATGGTCACCATTTCCACGCCGATGCCGATCCCGGCCAGGAAGCGCCACACGTTCAGTCCCAGCGCGGTGTCCTGGAATGCCATGACCATGTTCGCCACCGAATACCACAGCAGCGACCAGGTAAAGATGGCGCGACGACCGTAACGGTCGGCCAGAAAACCGCAGACGCTGGTCCCGACAAACAGACCGGCAAACAGCGCTGCAATAAAACTGGCCACGCCGGTGGTGCCAAACAAACCTTGCGTGGTCGCGGTCAGAATGCCGCCTTTCACCAGGCCCGGCGCGATATAGCCGGTGTACAAGAGGTCGTACAACTCAAAGAAAAAGCCCAGGCTCAACAGCGCCACCAGAATCCAGACCGTGCGCGTGGCAGGCAGGCGATCAAGGCGGGCGGAGATCAGGGCTGCATCAAGCCGGGCTTGTGTGCCGGCATGGGCGGATTGGGTGCTGGAGTCGGGCTGGGCGGCCATTGCTATCTCTTCCTGGATTTTGAAAACCGGTCTGAAGCCGGTCTGCATGCGGCAAAGCGGCTAGCGTACCCGGAAATCGCACCGTCCGGGCAACTGCCACCAGAGATCTCCCCCCCTGCCCTCAACCGCCCCCTGCGGTAGCCAGGTGGGTGTTATGGCCCAGGCGCAAGCCCAGCACCAGCGGCACCGCAATGGCATACAACACCACCACCGACAACCAGATTGCGCCGGGCCAGTGCGCGCGCACGCCAAAATAGAGTGTGGAGAACACCAGCGGGGCGATGATGGACGCCAGGCTCACCACCGAGGCCAGCACGCCCTGGAATTGCCCTTGCTGGCTTTCATCCACCTGGCGGGTCGCCATGGCTTGCAGCGCGGGCGCGCCAATGCCGCCCAGGGCAAACACCGGCATGATCGCAAACACCAGCCAGCCCTGCCGGGTAAATGCCATCACCACCAGCGCCACACAGACCCCGGCCATGCCGGCCAGTACCGCGCCACGCTCGCCAAGCAGTTTGACGGCGGGCCCCGGCAAAAACGCCTGCGCCAGCGTCTGGCACACACCGAAGGTGCCCAGCGACAAGCCCACCCACAGCCCGTTCCACTGGAAGGCATCATTGCCCCACAAGGCCCAGCAGGTGCCGTAGACCTCGCCCGTGCCGCTGAAGATGAAAAAGATCAGCATTACCGGCAGCAAGGGTTTCATGGAGAACGCCCAGCGCAAGGGGCGCAGCGGGTTGAGTGCGGCCAGATTGACTGGCGCGCGCACTGGCGTGCGTGATTCCGGCAAGACCAGCAGCGCCAGCAAGAAGTTGGCCGCATTGAGAATGGCCGCCGCCATAAATGGCAAACGCAGGTTGACATCGCCCAGGATACCGCCCAGCACCGGGCCGATGATGAAGC
This is a stretch of genomic DNA from Silvimonas iriomotensis. It encodes these proteins:
- a CDS encoding ABC transporter ATP-binding protein, whose amino-acid sequence is MASISLRGAQKSYGDHQQVIRNVDLDIGDNEFCVFLGPSGCGKSTLLRMIAGLEDLTEGELRIGGRLMNEVSSAERGVAMVFQSYALFPHMTVFENMAFGLKLAKTPVDVINKKVGEAARILQLENLLKRYPKALSGGQRQRVAIGRAIVREPGVFLFDEPLSNLDATLRGQTRIEIARLHKQFAAASVVYVTHDQIEAMTLADKIVLLHTGKDMEQHGSIAQVGAPLTLYHRPVSRFVAGFIGSPRMNFLNAKVAALRDDGVVITLDGSGETLQVAVSGAKLALGQAVTLGIRPEHLETTTDASGETQTLRRTITLIEALGELSYLHLNAAGEPALIAKAPGDAVASVGDTLKVRAPAALCHLFTEDGFAVPHLETLP
- a CDS encoding LacI family DNA-binding transcriptional regulator is translated as MTTLSEVAHRAGVTPATVSNVLRNRGRVSKETRERVMEAITALGYRPNLNARALAEGRGPTLALMVSSIANPFYPEFALAVEQAAREHGSFMLLCNTNDDAATAYAYLNQLSGSLSEGVLVMNCNLDFGTLRQSRAPVVLCMWEKPEEPPGLPCVAVNFRLAGQLAAEHLLRLGHRQIGVIIGNGKGGVHTTRMQGFIDTVRAAGVDLPDSHCRNGLDTVQGGYDAARALLLDQPGLTAIFATNDLPAIGAMHAATDLNLNVPDDLSVIGITDIQMAQETRPALSTVAIPTQEAAEMAVDLLRKLIKHPALPDTPDEMRVTSEPLLKPRASTAPPKHKL
- a CDS encoding TCR/Tet family MFS transporter; amino-acid sequence: MKYPDKSLIVIFCAIGLDAVGIGLIFPILPRLLAQVTHAGNIAFWIGIMTALYALMQFIFAPVLGALSDRLGRRPVLLISLAGAAINYLLMAFSSQLWLLFLGRAIAGLTSANMAVAMAYITDITPEDQRARRFGLFNAVFGAGFIIGPVLGGILGDVNLRLPFMAAAILNAANFLLALLVLPESRTPVRAPVNLAALNPLRPLRWAFSMKPLLPVMLIFFIFSGTGEVYGTCWALWGNDAFQWNGLWVGLSLGTFGVCQTLAQAFLPGPAVKLLGERGAVLAGMAGVCVALVVMAFTRQGWLVFAIMPVFALGGIGAPALQAMATRQVDESQQGQFQGVLASVVSLASIIAPLVFSTLYFGVRAHWPGAIWLSVVVLYAIAVPLVLGLRLGHNTHLATAGGG
- a CDS encoding LysR family transcriptional regulator; this translates as MQKTGVSELAAFMAIAEQGSFRAAARTLDVSPSALSHAMRVLEERLGARLLNRTTRSVALTEAGEKLLNRIRPALTDIDEALQEVTNARERPSGALRINCSESAATPLIQHVLPDFLARYPDIHIEFVVDSRMVDIVAAGYDAGIRIEEAVPKDMIAVKFGPDIRFAAVASPEYLARHAPPQVPLDLLKHSCIRFRFESGALYRWDLRWRGRPVNLDVNGPITVGSMRLAIEAALQGIGIAWINETQIETHLASGRLVRLLGEWSPSFPGLCLYYPANRHPPAALRLFAQAVRDWAAATRA
- a CDS encoding MFS transporter; translated protein: MAAQPDSSTQSAHAGTQARLDAALISARLDRLPATRTVWILVALLSLGFFFELYDLLYTGYIAPGLVKGGILTATTQGLFGTTGVASFIAALFAGLFVGTSVCGFLADRYGRRAIFTWSLLWYSVANMVMAFQDTALGLNVWRFLAGIGIGVEMVTIGAYISELVPREIRGRAFACEQAVGFLAVPFAAFLAYLLVPHKPFGLDGWRWVVLIGAQAAIGVWWIRRALPESPRWLARQGRLAEAEQIVAALEAKVAAELGRPLPQPAAPDLTEADTAKGRFADLWMPPYRKRTIMLVIFNIFQTVGFFGFANWVPTLLIKQGITITTSLMYSSLIAIAAPVGPLIGLYIGDRIERKTAIVVMAAVIMLCGLGFAHSTDAIMLVTLGILITLASNIMSYSFHAYQAELFPTAIRARAVGFVYSWSRFSAIFSSFIIAAVLKGFGTPGVFVFIAAAMLVVMAVIGLMGPKTNGLALEQISH
- a CDS encoding beta-galactosidase, yielding MTHNDAAMRLGVCYYPEHWPESMWADDARRMRELGIDQVRIAEFAWSRIEPEPGRFDWGWLDRAIDVLGAAGLKVVMCTPTATPPKWLIDQYPDILAINAEGRPRRFGSRRHYDFSSPSWFEASQRICTEIAQRYGQHPAVRFWQVDNEYGCHHTVVSYSNAASRRFRQWLQARYGDIKTLNEAWGTVFWSMEYRSFDEIDPPVDAVTEGHPAHRLDYRRFASDEVARYNRMQVGIVRAHSPGRPVVHNFMQMFNEFDHYKVAADLDAASWDSYPLGALEEMWFAPEVKARWLRTGHPDFASYNHDLYRGMSRLPFWVMEQQPGPVNWAPWNPAPLPGMVRLWTWEALAHGAGCVSYFRWRQAPFAQEQMHAGLNTPDNKPDIGAAEAARAADEIRQVLASGADGAVNARVALIHDYEAKWLFEIHPQGADFQYARFAFGYYSALRSLGFDVDIVPASAKLDGYSLIVVPPLPVVPDDLAQRLAQSGAHVVLGPRTGSKTVSVQIPDQLPPGPLASILPLRVWRVESLRPNVTEAVDAPALGLPRLQAHHWRDLIEATPAVDILGTFTDGAPAILRHGKVHYLASIFSEAGTRAILANVAQAAGLQPQALEETIRISRRGELVYVFNYGEAAHDIPGVDAGAFVVGSARVEPQGVAIYRQPGQVQ
- a CDS encoding Bcr/CflA family multidrug efflux MFS transporter yields the protein MNTPRDHGLRLMIILSALMSFSSIATDMYLPALPTLVHDLHTDMGRVALTISTFLTGFSLGQLLWGPISDRIGRRGPIAAGLLLFAVGSVGCAVAADINQLLFWRAVQALGACAGPVLARAMVRDLYAWERSAQILSLLILMMAVAPLAGPLLGGQILKFWSWRAIFGVLAACGVLALFALKLLPETLPPTRRNRAPLRHTLAEYLQLIRDPRLLTYALAGGFYYGGCYAFIAGTPFAYVDYYHVSPTVFGLLFSVNIVGLMAVNFLNTRLIARMGSERLFQLGAVMVAVAGVVLIFTAKTGFGDVAGLAVPVFFFMAPSGFIVANSVAGALSLFERQAGAASSLIGAVHYGSGVFTAAMLGWFADGTPWPMGLIVGLAGVGCLVVALLPRLSLVARPVRT
- a CDS encoding aldo/keto reductase; the protein is MQTRTLGQLEVSALGLGCMSMSAAYGPPANKEDMIRLIRSAHDLGVTHFDTAEAYGPFTNEALVGEALQPIRNHVVIATKFGFDIDQKTGERRSGGTNSHPAHIRAVADAALKRLGTDHIDLFYQHRVDPNVPIEDVAGAVKDLIDAGKVRHFGLSEASVHTIRRAHAVQAVTAVQSEYSLFWRGPEAELLPVLAELGIGFVPFSPLGAGFLTGKIDENTRFDPSDFRNHVPRFSVEARKANMALVDVVKQVATRKNATPAQVALAWLLAQQPWIAPIPGTTKLHRLEENLGAVNLVLTAEDLASINTEVAKVEVQGARLPEANLRMTNG
- a CDS encoding SDR family oxidoreductase, which codes for MTQRTWLITGISSGFGRELTTQLLARGDRVIGTVRDLAKAADLAAQYPETFHPELLDVTNTDAIGNLVEHAFDRFKRIDVVISNAGYGLFGAAEELSNAQIEQMIATNLVGSIQLIRAVIPHLRAQGGGRIIQLSSYGGQVAFAGNSLYHATKWGIEGFVESVAQEVAGFGIGMTLVEPGGARTEFRYGSAQVASLMSIYDDTPAHAFLRMLDPQNGLAAGDPARMAARMIESVDIHPAPLRMVLGSQALQSTLDTLRARLAHFETQTALAASTDFPAGE